GAATATGTAAATCCAAAAGAAGCAGGATTGCTTGTCAGTGACGAAGTTGGGAATGCGCAAGTGCTTCAAGAGTCATATGATCATTTATATAGATTAAGAGAAAAAACGGGAATTGTAATCTTCCCAGGCTTTTTCGGTTATTCGCCGGAAGGGAATCTTGTCACGTTCCCGCGTGGCGGTTCAGATATTACCGGCGCCATTTTAGCCGCTGCTCTTAAAGCGGATTTGTACGAGAATTTCACAGATGTTGATTCGGTTTATGCGGTAAACCCAAATATCGTTGATCATCCGAAGGAAATTACGGAATTAACATATAAAGAAATGCGCGAGCTCTCATACGCAGGCTTTGGTGTCTTTCATGAAGAAGCTCTAGCTCCTGCATTCCGGGCAAAAATACCAGTCTGTGTAAAAAACACAAACAATCCAAAGGCGCCTGGAACGATGATCGTTGCGAAGAGAAGGACAAATGGCAATCCTGTCGTCGGTATCGCAAGCGACAACGGCTTTTTAAATATTTATGTTGAAAAATACTTAATGAACCGGGAAATTGGCTTTGGCAGAAAGCTGTTGCAAATCCTTGAAGAAGAAGGCCTTTCTTATGAGCATACGCCTTCAGGCATCGACAGCTTGAATGTCATCTTGCGTGCAAAGCAGCTTACGGAAGAAAAAGAAGCAAGGCTATTTGATCGGATTCAAACGGAACTTGAGCCAGATAAGGTAAAAATTGAGCGGAATATCGCATTGATTATGATTGTTGGCGAAGCCATGAACAAAACGATTGGGGTAGCCGCAAAAGCAGTGTCAGCGATCCAAAACGCAAATGTAAATATCGCAATGATTAACCAAGGTTCTTCTGAAGTAAGCATGATGTTTGGCGTAAAGGAATCCGATGTTGAAAATGCCGTTCGCTCCATTTATCAAGCCTTTTTTGAAAAAGCATATGTTAGTTAATCGGAATAGAACCTCTAAAGGCAGGATGGACACAACGTTCACCTGTCTTTTAACATTCTTAAAGGAATCCGTAAAAAAGTGCGAGAAAAGTGTTAAGTTTTTTTGTTCTAAATGAGTTTTTTTTCTTGTAGATACCCGCAATCAAATTCAAAATGAAAACAGGAATCTTTTTAGGAAAAAAAGCTTTCGTATAATAACGATAGAAAGCGTTTTTTAAATCATTCCACTGTTCACAAGCTTTCGTTTGTCTAAAGCGTGCAACGTCGATAATTTTAATCTCTTTTTTAGAGGTAATAAAAATATTTCGCAGATGGATGTCTGAAGGATTCAGCCCTTCTTGTTTGGCTAATTGTAGGGCATCATCAATTTCTCTAATTTTATCTTCAGAAATTGGGATGCCGCAGGTTAAGCAATCAAAAAGAGTGTGGCCATCTATATAATCTATGACCAAATAATTCGGTCCAGCTTCATGAAGTGTAGGGTAGTATTGAATATGCTGGATTTTCCTGTAAATCGCTGCTTCCTCTTTTGCAATGTGAATATGCTCTGGAAAAAAGACTTTCATTGCTTTCTTCGTATTTTTGATTCTAAATACAAAGGCGCTTCGCCCTTTTCCGATTAATCGGAGGGATTTGTCAAAATCAATAAGTGTTTGTTTCTTTTTTTCGCAA
This portion of the Pueribacillus theae genome encodes:
- a CDS encoding aspartate kinase; protein product: MKVSKFGGSSVASAEQIRKVFDIVTSDEERRIVVVSAPGKRFSDDVKTTDLLIALAEKYLQYGEAQKELEAVIARYRDIADQLELEEDIVAEIEEDFQARLQLSDDTERFLDCIKAGGEDNNAKLIARYFQSCGVKAEYVNPKEAGLLVSDEVGNAQVLQESYDHLYRLREKTGIVIFPGFFGYSPEGNLVTFPRGGSDITGAILAAALKADLYENFTDVDSVYAVNPNIVDHPKEITELTYKEMRELSYAGFGVFHEEALAPAFRAKIPVCVKNTNNPKAPGTMIVAKRRTNGNPVVGIASDNGFLNIYVEKYLMNREIGFGRKLLQILEEEGLSYEHTPSGIDSLNVILRAKQLTEEKEARLFDRIQTELEPDKVKIERNIALIMIVGEAMNKTIGVAAKAVSAIQNANVNIAMINQGSSEVSMMFGVKESDVENAVRSIYQAFFEKAYVS
- a CDS encoding protein kinase domain-containing protein yields the protein MPHYNTLAASVIINCEKKKQTLIDFDKSLRLIGKGRSAFVFRIKNTKKAMKVFFPEHIHIAKEEAAIYRKIQHIQYYPTLHEAGPNYLVIDYIDGHTLFDCLTCGIPISEDKIREIDDALQLAKQEGLNPSDIHLRNIFITSKKEIKIIDVARFRQTKACEQWNDLKNAFYRYYTKAFFPKKIPVFILNLIAGIYKKKNSFRTKKLNTFLALFYGFL